In the Flagellimonas sp. MMG031 genome, one interval contains:
- a CDS encoding plasmid stabilization protein, translating to MKVKYLKSLEKDLRKVNDKKTKQKLKQIILQMKEAKSLDELTSVKKLSGHPNAFRIRVGSYRLGFFYENNTFVVSRFVKRNDIYKLFP from the coding sequence ATGAAAGTCAAGTATCTTAAATCGTTGGAAAAGGATTTAAGGAAGGTCAACGATAAAAAGACCAAGCAAAAATTGAAACAGATCATTCTCCAAATGAAAGAGGCCAAATCACTGGATGAACTTACTTCGGTGAAAAAGCTGTCGGGGCACCCCAATGCTTTTCGAATAAGGGTAGGTTCCTATCGCCTAGGTTTTTTCTATGAAAATAATACCTTCGTAGTATCCCGATTTGTAAAACGAAATGACATCTATAAACTTTTTCCCTAG
- a CDS encoding UDP-2,3-diacylglucosamine diphosphatase, protein MSLPKGKKVYFASDNHLGAPTRTDSLPREKKFVAWLDSIKDDAGAIFLMGDLFDFWFEYKTVVPKGFTRTLGKLAELSDMGIPITYFVGNHDLWMNGYFEEELNIPVYHKPKQFLINDTSFFIGHGDGLGPHDKGFKRMKKVFTNPVAKWFFKWLHPDLGVRLGQHLSVNNKIISGEADAKFLGEDKEWLILYAKRKLEKQHYDHFIFGHRHLPMEIQLNEKSKYTNLGDWISYFTYAVFDGEKLSLQKFETRS, encoded by the coding sequence ATTTCACTTCCTAAAGGCAAAAAAGTCTATTTCGCGAGCGACAACCACCTCGGAGCCCCGACCCGAACGGATAGTTTGCCCCGTGAAAAAAAATTCGTGGCTTGGCTCGACTCCATTAAGGACGATGCAGGTGCCATTTTTTTGATGGGCGACCTGTTCGACTTTTGGTTTGAATACAAAACCGTGGTCCCCAAAGGCTTTACCCGCACCTTGGGAAAACTGGCCGAACTATCGGACATGGGTATTCCTATCACCTACTTTGTGGGCAACCACGACCTTTGGATGAACGGTTACTTCGAAGAAGAACTCAATATTCCCGTTTACCATAAACCGAAGCAATTCCTCATTAACGACACTTCCTTTTTTATCGGACATGGGGATGGATTAGGGCCTCACGACAAAGGCTTCAAACGAATGAAGAAAGTGTTTACCAATCCCGTGGCCAAATGGTTTTTTAAATGGTTGCACCCCGATTTGGGCGTTCGCTTGGGACAACATCTTTCAGTGAACAACAAAATAATTTCCGGTGAAGCGGATGCCAAATTCTTAGGTGAGGATAAGGAATGGTTGATTTTATACGCGAAACGAAAGTTGGAAAAGCAACACTACGACCATTTTATTTTTGGACATCGCCATCTGCCCATGGAAATCCAACTCAACGAAAAATCGAAATACACCAATCTTGGGGATTGGATTTCCTATTTTACCTATGCTGTTTTTGATGGCGAAAAATTAAGCTTACAAAAGTTTGAAACAAGAAGTTGA
- a CDS encoding MFS transporter encodes MDPYAALRYKEFNIFLIVRFAMVFAWSMQFIVIEWQVYSLTKDPLSLGIIGLMEVIPAVSMALFAGHIVDQKEKRNLLVTCIAGFSVISLGLFLLSWPGLEASWESKTILYSIYALVFLGGFVRSFLGPTIFSLIALIVPKKIYPNAATWSSSTWQLASVLGPALAGFSISWIGVHWSMCVIFGFSLVALMFLFQIPKKPIMNPKLGEPVFQSLRDGLKFVFGNKAIFGALTLDMIAVLFGGAVALLPVYAQDILHVGSEGFGILRAAPAVGASITMLGSTRFPLHKNAGKKLLWAVFAFGVCIIVFGLSELFWLSVIALFLSGAVDGVSMIIRQTILQLKTPDNMRGRVASVNSMFVGSSNELGAFESGLAAKLMGTVTAVVFGGCMTLLTAGTTALVSPTFRRLDLQKDIDEHEKED; translated from the coding sequence ATGGACCCCTACGCAGCGCTCCGCTATAAGGAATTCAACATATTTTTGATTGTACGCTTTGCCATGGTATTTGCATGGTCCATGCAGTTTATTGTGATTGAGTGGCAGGTGTATTCGTTGACCAAGGACCCGCTTTCATTAGGGATTATTGGATTGATGGAGGTCATTCCCGCAGTGAGCATGGCACTTTTCGCGGGCCATATCGTGGACCAGAAAGAGAAACGGAATTTACTGGTGACCTGTATTGCAGGATTTTCCGTAATCAGCTTGGGGCTGTTTTTGTTGAGTTGGCCCGGACTTGAAGCATCTTGGGAATCCAAAACCATTCTCTATTCCATTTATGCCTTGGTTTTTTTGGGCGGATTTGTGCGATCGTTTTTAGGACCGACCATTTTTTCGTTGATCGCGTTGATCGTTCCCAAAAAAATATATCCGAACGCAGCTACGTGGAGCAGCTCCACTTGGCAATTGGCATCCGTTTTAGGCCCTGCCTTGGCTGGATTCTCGATAAGTTGGATAGGAGTGCACTGGAGCATGTGCGTTATTTTTGGCTTTTCGCTAGTGGCTTTGATGTTCTTGTTTCAAATCCCCAAAAAGCCCATTATGAACCCAAAATTGGGAGAACCTGTTTTCCAAAGCCTACGCGATGGACTCAAGTTTGTTTTTGGGAACAAGGCCATTTTTGGAGCGCTTACTTTGGATATGATCGCTGTGCTTTTTGGCGGAGCTGTAGCACTTTTGCCCGTTTATGCACAGGATATTTTGCATGTGGGTTCGGAAGGATTTGGAATCTTGAGGGCGGCTCCAGCGGTGGGAGCTTCCATCACCATGTTGGGCTCCACCCGATTTCCGTTGCATAAAAATGCTGGGAAAAAATTGTTGTGGGCCGTGTTCGCCTTCGGCGTTTGCATTATTGTCTTCGGATTGTCCGAGCTATTTTGGTTATCGGTGATTGCCTTGTTCCTTAGTGGTGCGGTAGATGGTGTTTCGATGATCATACGCCAAACCATTTTGCAATTAAAGACTCCGGACAATATGCGGGGCAGGGTGGCTTCCGTAAATTCCATGTTCGTCGGGTCTTCCAATGAGCTGGGTGCTTTTGAAAGTGGATTGGCGGCCAAATTGATGGGCACCGTCACAGCGGTGGTTTTTGGTGGATGTATGACGCTTTTGACCGCAGGAACCACGGCCTTGGTATCACCTACCTTTAGACGATTGGACCTTCAAAAGGACATTGATGAGCACGAGAAGGAAGATTAA
- the recJ gene encoding single-stranded-DNA-specific exonuclease RecJ has product MRWTIKPKPEQEAIDQLSEALGVENLVAQLLIQRGITNFEEAKAFFRPELTHLHDPFLMKDMDKAVQRIEQAIAKGENMLVYGDYDVDGTTSVALMSSFLVETYPNVATYIPDRYLEGYGISFQGIDFAADNDVSLMIALDCGIKAIDQIKYAKEKGIDVIVCDHHRPGQQLPEAVAVLDPKQEDCEYPYKELCGCGVGFKLIQALASKQGKTIKDLMPYLDLVATAIAADIVPITGENRVLAHYGLQVINEHPRTGIKALIDQTKKRELTITDVVFIIAPRINAAGRMKHGQHAVTLLSETNFAQAQQYAAEIELFNTERRSLDQEITQEALVQIQENQEEDKFTSVVYNENWHKGVIGIVASRLTETYYRPTLVFTKSGDKLAASARSVKGFDIYNALEGCSDCLEQFGGHMYAAGLTLLEEQYEAFKNQFEKVVSETIDPKLLQPEIAVDAKIAMHQITPKLMRILKQFAPFGPGNMTPIFMAEGLKDTGYARGVGEDEKHLKCSVYQPGSNPIGAIGFNLGDKLNVVKRIKPFDAVFSLDENEWNGTVSLQLKLRDIR; this is encoded by the coding sequence ATGCGCTGGACCATTAAACCAAAACCCGAACAAGAAGCCATTGACCAACTTTCCGAAGCATTGGGTGTGGAGAATTTGGTGGCTCAACTGTTGATTCAGCGGGGAATTACCAATTTCGAGGAGGCAAAAGCATTTTTCCGACCAGAGTTGACCCATTTGCATGACCCTTTTTTGATGAAGGACATGGATAAGGCCGTCCAGCGGATTGAGCAAGCCATTGCAAAGGGCGAAAATATGTTGGTGTATGGCGATTACGATGTGGACGGCACGACTTCCGTAGCATTAATGAGCTCCTTTTTGGTGGAAACCTATCCCAATGTAGCAACCTATATTCCTGACCGCTACTTGGAAGGATATGGTATTTCCTTTCAGGGAATTGATTTTGCAGCAGATAATGATGTTAGCCTAATGATTGCCCTGGATTGTGGCATCAAGGCCATCGACCAAATAAAATACGCCAAGGAAAAGGGGATTGACGTCATCGTTTGCGATCACCACCGACCAGGGCAGCAGCTGCCCGAAGCCGTTGCCGTGTTGGACCCCAAACAGGAGGATTGTGAATACCCGTACAAGGAACTTTGCGGTTGTGGGGTAGGCTTTAAGTTGATTCAGGCCCTTGCTTCCAAACAGGGCAAAACTATCAAAGATTTAATGCCATATCTTGATTTGGTGGCCACTGCCATTGCGGCCGATATTGTTCCCATCACAGGCGAAAATCGTGTATTGGCCCATTATGGGTTACAGGTCATCAACGAACATCCGAGAACAGGAATCAAAGCGTTGATTGACCAAACCAAAAAACGGGAACTTACCATTACGGATGTGGTGTTTATCATTGCCCCTCGCATCAACGCTGCTGGACGGATGAAACATGGTCAACATGCCGTTACCTTGCTTAGCGAGACCAATTTTGCACAAGCGCAACAATATGCTGCCGAAATCGAATTGTTTAATACCGAACGAAGAAGTTTGGACCAAGAAATTACCCAAGAAGCCTTGGTACAGATTCAGGAAAACCAAGAAGAAGATAAGTTTACCTCGGTGGTCTACAACGAAAATTGGCACAAGGGAGTCATAGGAATCGTGGCCTCACGATTAACCGAAACCTATTACAGACCTACTTTGGTTTTCACTAAAAGCGGGGACAAATTGGCTGCTTCGGCCCGTTCGGTCAAAGGATTTGATATTTACAACGCGCTTGAAGGCTGTTCCGATTGCTTGGAGCAGTTCGGCGGACATATGTATGCTGCAGGACTTACGCTATTGGAAGAACAGTACGAGGCCTTCAAAAATCAGTTTGAAAAAGTGGTTTCGGAAACCATCGACCCTAAACTGTTGCAGCCCGAGATTGCTGTGGATGCAAAAATCGCTATGCATCAGATTACACCCAAATTGATGCGCATCTTGAAACAATTTGCCCCTTTTGGCCCAGGGAACATGACCCCGATTTTTATGGCCGAAGGTTTAAAAGACACCGGGTACGCACGAGGCGTAGGAGAAGACGAAAAGCACTTAAAGTGTAGCGTATATCAGCCCGGTTCCAATCCTATTGGCGCCATTGGGTTTAATTTGGGCGATAAATTGAATGTGGTAAAGCGAATAAAACCGTTTGATGCCGTATTTTCGTTGGATGAAAACGAATGGAACGGAACGGTGAGCCTTCAACTAAAACTAAGAGATATTCGCTAG
- a CDS encoding OsmC family protein, whose product MTNHITTKWLGEMAFESNNPSGHTVRMDAGAESGGSGAGLRPKALMLSSLAGCSGLDVASLIKKMKLEVDDFKIETIANLTDEHPKYYDSVTIEYHFTGTNLNEEKLKKAVDLSVEKYCGVMEMFRKFAELDIKTMFHHK is encoded by the coding sequence ATGACAAATCACATCACAACCAAATGGTTAGGCGAAATGGCCTTTGAGAGCAACAATCCTTCTGGGCATACAGTGCGTATGGATGCAGGCGCAGAAAGTGGCGGTTCGGGTGCCGGTTTGCGCCCCAAAGCATTGATGTTGTCCTCTTTGGCAGGCTGCTCTGGTCTGGATGTTGCTTCGCTTATCAAAAAAATGAAGCTGGAGGTAGATGATTTTAAAATAGAGACCATTGCGAACCTCACCGATGAACACCCGAAATACTACGACTCTGTAACCATAGAGTACCACTTTACTGGAACCAACTTAAATGAGGAAAAGCTCAAAAAAGCGGTAGACCTTTCGGTAGAAAAATATTGTGGAGTGATGGAGATGTTCAGAAAATTTGCTGAGTTGGATATTAAGACCATGTTTCATCATAAGTAA
- a CDS encoding carboxymuconolactone decarboxylase family protein, whose protein sequence is MALVDPLSPDHDPETRQLAEFFNETLGFCPNSVLTMQHRPSISKAFINLNKAVMANEGRVTSALKRMIAWVSSNATGCRYCQAHAIRAAERYGAEQEQLENIWEYRTHNAFSEAERAALDFALAASQVPNTVNADIKKRLHQHWNDGEIVEMMGVISLFGYLNRWNDSMGTNIEDGAVESAEKYLGEVGWERGKHDGSKY, encoded by the coding sequence ATGGCCTTAGTAGACCCCCTTTCCCCCGACCACGATCCCGAAACCAGACAACTGGCCGAGTTCTTTAACGAAACCCTTGGTTTTTGCCCCAATTCGGTGCTGACCATGCAGCACAGGCCTTCCATTTCCAAGGCTTTTATCAATTTGAACAAAGCGGTAATGGCCAATGAAGGCCGTGTGACCTCCGCCTTAAAACGAATGATCGCTTGGGTAAGCAGCAACGCCACGGGTTGCCGGTATTGCCAGGCACATGCCATTAGGGCCGCAGAACGCTATGGCGCCGAACAGGAACAGCTGGAAAACATTTGGGAATACAGAACCCATAACGCGTTTTCGGAAGCGGAGAGGGCAGCTTTGGATTTTGCGCTTGCGGCTTCCCAAGTGCCCAATACGGTGAATGCTGATATTAAAAAACGACTGCACCAACATTGGAACGATGGCGAAATTGTGGAAATGATGGGGGTCATATCCCTTTTTGGGTACCTCAACCGCTGGAACGATTCTATGGGAACCAACATTGAAGATGGGGCCGTAGAAAGTGCCGAAAAATATTTGGGCGAAGTAGGTTGGGAAAGGGGCAAGCACGATGGGTCCAAATACTAA
- a CDS encoding uracil-DNA glycosylase family protein, giving the protein MDELLANVRNCSHCKKHLPLGPRPIVAAHPASKIAIIGQAPGTKVHQTGVPWDDPSGKQLRNWLGVTDEQFYDERLFALIPMGFCYPGKGKSGDLPPRPECAPLWHRSLINQMPQLKLTILIGQYAQAYYLEKARERNLTETVRNYKSYLPNYFVLPHPSPRNRFWLSKNPWFDRTVVPELRARTLSVLKI; this is encoded by the coding sequence ATGGACGAGCTACTGGCCAACGTACGGAACTGTTCCCATTGCAAAAAACATTTGCCATTAGGGCCCAGACCCATTGTTGCCGCCCATCCAGCATCCAAAATAGCCATTATTGGACAGGCGCCCGGAACCAAAGTGCACCAAACAGGAGTTCCTTGGGATGACCCCAGCGGGAAACAACTCAGAAATTGGCTTGGCGTAACAGATGAACAGTTTTATGATGAACGCTTATTTGCTTTGATTCCTATGGGGTTTTGTTATCCCGGTAAAGGAAAATCGGGGGATTTGCCGCCACGTCCTGAATGCGCGCCTTTATGGCATCGATCGTTGATAAATCAAATGCCGCAGTTAAAACTGACTATTTTGATTGGCCAATATGCCCAAGCCTATTATTTGGAAAAAGCCCGTGAAAGGAATCTGACCGAAACAGTAAGAAACTACAAAAGCTATTTACCCAACTATTTTGTGCTGCCCCACCCATCGCCCAGAAACCGGTTTTGGTTGAGCAAAAACCCATGGTTTGACCGAACGGTGGTTCCAGAGTTAAGAGCAAGGACGTTAAGCGTTCTGAAGATATAA
- the rsmI gene encoding 16S rRNA (cytidine(1402)-2'-O)-methyltransferase, translating into MGKLYLVPTPIGNLEDMTLRAIKVLKEVDVVLAEDTRTSGKLLKHFDIDTPLQSHHMHNEHKQVDGLVQKMKEGVIFALISDAGTPAISDPGFLLTRACVENDIEVECLPGATAFVPALVNSGLPNDRFVFEGFLPIKKGRQTRLLELAEETRTMVFYESPHKLLKTLTQFAEYFGEDRPVSVSRELTKLYEETVRGTVAELIAYFTTKAPKGEFVIVVGGKK; encoded by the coding sequence ATGGGAAAGCTATATCTGGTGCCAACACCGATTGGAAATTTGGAGGACATGACACTTCGTGCCATCAAGGTGCTCAAAGAAGTAGATGTAGTTTTGGCGGAAGACACCCGCACCAGCGGTAAATTGCTCAAACACTTTGACATTGATACTCCTTTGCAGAGCCATCATATGCACAACGAGCATAAACAGGTGGATGGATTGGTGCAAAAAATGAAAGAGGGTGTCATTTTCGCCCTGATTTCTGATGCCGGTACCCCTGCCATTTCAGACCCTGGCTTTTTATTGACCCGCGCTTGTGTTGAAAACGATATTGAGGTAGAATGCTTGCCCGGTGCTACGGCCTTTGTTCCAGCGTTGGTAAATAGCGGATTGCCCAACGACCGATTTGTGTTTGAAGGCTTTTTGCCCATAAAAAAGGGACGCCAGACCCGACTATTGGAACTTGCCGAAGAAACCCGCACCATGGTTTTCTACGAGTCGCCCCACAAACTGCTAAAAACCCTGACCCAATTTGCCGAATACTTTGGGGAAGACAGACCTGTTTCCGTATCTCGGGAGTTGACGAAGTTATATGAGGAAACCGTTCGAGGAACCGTTGCAGAGTTAATTGCCTATTTTACCACCAAGGCACCTAAAGGGGAATTTGTGATTGTGGTTGGTGGAAAAAAGTAA
- a CDS encoding thymidine kinase, with product MFLENTVNPKEQFGWIEVICGSMFSGKTEELIRRLRRAQFAKQKVEIFKPIVDTRYHEEMVVSHDANEIRSTPVPAAANIRLLADDCDVIGIDEAQFFDDEIVTVCNDLANRGIRVVVAGLDMDFKGNPFGPMPALMATAEYVTKVHAVCTRTGNLANYSFRKSLNDNLVLLGETEEYEPLSRGAFYKAMLREKIKDMDVKSEEVNSKKEKSNE from the coding sequence ATGTTTCTCGAAAACACAGTCAACCCTAAGGAACAGTTTGGATGGATTGAGGTGATTTGCGGCTCCATGTTTTCCGGAAAGACCGAAGAGCTTATCCGTAGACTAAGGCGGGCCCAATTTGCCAAACAAAAGGTGGAGATTTTTAAACCCATTGTGGATACGCGCTATCATGAAGAAATGGTGGTCTCCCACGATGCGAACGAAATCCGGTCCACTCCTGTTCCCGCTGCGGCAAATATTCGCCTGTTGGCGGATGACTGCGACGTAATCGGCATTGACGAAGCACAATTTTTTGACGATGAAATCGTAACCGTGTGCAACGATTTGGCCAACCGTGGGATCCGGGTGGTGGTCGCCGGGCTGGATATGGATTTTAAGGGCAATCCTTTTGGACCCATGCCCGCGTTGATGGCAACGGCAGAATATGTGACCAAAGTGCACGCCGTTTGCACGCGAACTGGGAATTTGGCCAATTACAGTTTTAGAAAATCTCTTAACGACAATCTGGTACTCTTGGGCGAAACTGAAGAATATGAACCGTTGAGTCGTGGGGCTTTTTACAAGGCCATGCTCCGGGAAAAAATCAAGGATATGGATGTGAAGTCCGAAGAGGTGAATTCCAAAAAAGAAAAATCCAATGAGTAA
- the alr gene encoding alanine racemase, whose translation MSKVGETTLVLDLSALEHNYNYLRSKIEPSTKFLGVVKAFAYGSDMVIIAQKLEQLGADYLAVAYASEGVLLRQAGIKLPILVLHPLASNFDDLIAYCLEPSLYSKNILKQFLKAAEIQEQKQYPVHIKFNTGLNRLGFAQTDVDFIEEAITKSTSVEIVSTFSHLAASEDGNEREFSLAQIHSFSTSSKALAEKLGYTPMRHMLNTSGIINYPEAQFEMVRSGIGLYGYGNQAEVDAALKPVATLKTVISQIHEIEPNHSVGYNRAFKADQKTRSATLPLGHADGIGRQYGKGKGSVTINGKRAPILGNVCMDMIMVDVTGIDCKEGDEVIVFGPEKSAEAFAAGANTISYEILTAISQRVKRVVKN comes from the coding sequence ATGAGTAAGGTCGGGGAAACTACCTTGGTCTTGGACCTATCGGCCTTGGAGCACAATTACAATTACCTTCGTTCCAAAATTGAGCCCAGCACCAAATTTTTAGGAGTAGTAAAGGCCTTTGCCTATGGGAGCGATATGGTGATCATTGCGCAAAAATTGGAACAATTGGGCGCCGATTACCTTGCCGTAGCCTACGCAAGTGAAGGAGTTCTGTTACGACAGGCCGGCATAAAACTACCGATATTGGTCCTGCATCCCTTGGCATCAAATTTTGATGATTTGATTGCCTATTGCTTGGAACCGAGTCTTTATTCGAAAAACATCCTAAAACAATTTCTGAAAGCTGCCGAGATACAAGAACAAAAGCAGTATCCCGTTCACATTAAGTTCAACACAGGGCTTAACCGTCTGGGTTTTGCCCAAACCGATGTTGATTTTATTGAGGAAGCCATCACAAAAAGTACATCCGTTGAAATCGTTTCCACCTTTTCGCATTTAGCGGCCTCTGAGGATGGTAACGAAAGGGAGTTCAGTTTAGCGCAGATTCATTCCTTTTCCACATCGAGCAAGGCATTGGCCGAAAAATTGGGTTACACGCCCATGCGGCATATGTTGAACACTTCCGGAATCATCAATTATCCTGAGGCCCAGTTCGAGATGGTCCGCAGCGGCATCGGATTGTACGGCTACGGTAATCAAGCCGAAGTGGATGCAGCCCTCAAGCCCGTAGCCACGCTCAAAACAGTTATTTCGCAAATCCATGAAATAGAGCCCAACCATTCCGTAGGCTACAACCGCGCTTTTAAAGCCGACCAAAAAACAAGGAGTGCCACTTTGCCCTTGGGCCATGCCGATGGTATTGGTCGACAGTACGGTAAAGGAAAAGGTTCGGTGACCATCAACGGGAAAAGAGCACCGATTTTGGGGAATGTGTGCATGGACATGATCATGGTAGACGTTACTGGAATTGATTGCAAAGAAGGGGACGAGGTCATCGTGTTCGGTCCGGAAAAATCCGCAGAAGCGTTTGCAGCAGGAGCCAATACCATCTCCTACGAAATCCTAACCGCGATATCCCAGCGTGTAAAAAGAGTGGTGAAAAATTGA
- the mscL gene encoding large-conductance mechanosensitive channel protein MscL, producing the protein MGFLKEFKEFAMKGNLVDIAVGFVMGAAFKEVVSSFTGGIVSPLIGLLFNADFNDLKYVITEGTPNDAGEIVGEIAVLYGAFLTNVIDFIIVAFVMFLIVKGVNKMKKKEEPAPEAPKGPTQEELLAEIRDLLKK; encoded by the coding sequence ATGGGATTTTTAAAAGAATTTAAAGAATTTGCCATGAAAGGAAACCTGGTGGATATTGCCGTAGGTTTCGTCATGGGTGCCGCTTTCAAGGAAGTGGTGTCTTCCTTCACTGGAGGTATTGTATCTCCACTGATCGGATTATTGTTCAACGCAGATTTCAACGATCTGAAATACGTCATCACCGAGGGAACTCCTAATGATGCAGGAGAAATTGTTGGGGAAATTGCCGTGCTCTACGGAGCATTCCTTACCAATGTCATCGACTTTATCATCGTGGCCTTTGTGATGTTCCTTATTGTGAAAGGCGTTAACAAGATGAAGAAAAAAGAGGAGCCTGCTCCAGAAGCACCAAAGGGTCCAACCCAAGAGGAGTTGCTGGCAGAGATCAGGGATTTACTTAAAAAGTAA
- a CDS encoding aspartate-semialdehyde dehydrogenase — protein MKVAVVGATGMVGEVMLKVLEERNFPISELLLVASERSVGKKLTYKNKEYSIIGLADTVAARPDIAIFSAGGDTSLEWAPKFAKVGTTVIDNSSAWRMDPTKKLVVPEINANTLTVNDKIIANPNCSTIQMVLALDPLHKKYQMKRVVVSTYQSVSGTGVKAVQQMENEAAGIEGEMAYPHPINRNALPHCDVFLENGYTKEEMKLAREPQKILDDRTFSVTATAVRIPTAGGHSESVNVEFHNDFDLAEVRQLLSETPGIVVQDNPATNTYPMPAFANGRDEVFVGRIRRDETQPNTLNMWIVADNLRKGAATNAVQIAEYLVEHRLVSNTSEAIS, from the coding sequence ATGAAAGTAGCAGTTGTTGGTGCCACCGGAATGGTAGGCGAAGTCATGTTGAAAGTGTTGGAAGAACGCAACTTCCCTATTTCAGAATTGTTGTTGGTTGCCTCGGAGCGTTCCGTGGGCAAAAAACTTACTTATAAAAATAAAGAATACAGCATCATCGGGTTGGCAGACACTGTAGCTGCCCGTCCGGATATTGCTATTTTCTCGGCAGGGGGAGACACTTCTCTCGAATGGGCGCCCAAATTTGCCAAAGTTGGAACTACGGTTATCGATAATTCTTCGGCTTGGCGTATGGACCCCACCAAAAAATTGGTGGTACCCGAAATCAATGCCAATACACTCACTGTTAATGACAAAATCATCGCCAATCCCAACTGTTCCACTATTCAGATGGTATTGGCCTTAGACCCATTGCACAAAAAATATCAAATGAAGCGTGTGGTGGTCTCCACCTATCAATCCGTTTCGGGAACAGGAGTCAAAGCTGTGCAACAAATGGAAAACGAAGCTGCTGGCATCGAGGGTGAAATGGCCTATCCACACCCCATCAACAGAAATGCCCTGCCGCATTGCGATGTGTTCTTGGAAAACGGCTACACCAAGGAAGAGATGAAATTGGCTCGTGAGCCGCAAAAAATTTTGGATGACCGCACTTTTTCGGTTACCGCTACGGCAGTGCGCATCCCAACTGCTGGTGGACATTCCGAATCCGTAAACGTGGAGTTCCACAACGACTTTGACTTGGCCGAAGTCCGCCAGTTACTCAGCGAAACACCGGGTATTGTGGTACAGGACAACCCAGCAACCAACACCTATCCCATGCCCGCTTTTGCCAACGGAAGGGACGAGGTCTTTGTGGGCCGCATCCGACGGGACGAGACCCAACCCAACACATTGAACATGTGGATTGTAGCGGACAACTTACGCAAAGGAGCCGCAACTAATGCCGTACAGATTGCCGAGTATTTGGTAGAGCATCGTTTGGTTTCCAATACTTCTGAAGCTATTTCATAA